In a single window of the Canis lupus dingo isolate Sandy chromosome 18, ASM325472v2, whole genome shotgun sequence genome:
- the SNX15 gene encoding sorting nexin-15 isoform X3, translated as MSKRWWSGSGTATSASCMGTWLTPIGTSSAAWRSSRPFLVARCLGGEVTRPSGISRDLHILPPPLIPTPPPEEPWLPQPLPAERRGLEELEVPVDPPPSSPAQEALDLLFNCGSTEEASTSPARGPLTEAELALFDPFSREGWYLAGQEKSGDRWQALGNGGQCGLSPPHLIIESSGPSPTHMGELAAMEAEPERLDQEPWEPGGQEEEEDEEGRPVPAYLSQATELITQALRDEKAGAYPAALQGYRDGVHILLQGVPGDPSPARREGVKKKAAEYLKRAEEILHLHLPQLPS; from the exons ATGTCAAAGAG GTGGTGGTCTGGAAGCGGTACAGCGACTTCCGCAAGCTGCATGGGGACCTGGCTTACACCCATCGGAACCTCTTCCGCCGCCTGGAGGAGTTCCCGGCCTTTCCTCGTGGCCAGGTGTTTG GGTGGGGAGGTGACCCGGCCCTCTGGCATATCCAGAGACCTGCACATCCTGCCACCCCCTCTGATCCCCACACCGCCTCCAGAGGAGCCCTGGTTGCCACAGCCACTCCCTGCAGAGAGGAGAGGCCTTGAGGAACTGGAAGTGCCAG TGGATCCCCCACCATCCAGCCCTGCCCAGGAGGCCCTGGATCTCCTCTTTAACTGCGGGAGCACCGAGGAAGCATCCACTTCCCCAGCCCGAGGCCCCCTCACAGAGGCCGAGCTTGCCCTCTTCGACCCCTTCTCCAGGGAAG GTTGGTACCTTGCTGGGCAAGAGAAGTCTGGGGATAGATGGCAGGCCCTGGGAAATGGAGGACAGTGTGGCCTGAGCCCTCCACATCTGATCATAGAAAGTTCAGGCCCCAGTCCAACCCACATGGGTGAGCTGGCAGCGATGGAGGCAGAGCCTGAAAGGCTGGACCAGGAACCCTGGGAgcctggagggcaggaggaggaagaggacgaGGAAGGACGGCCCGTCCCTGCCTATCTGAGCCAAGCCACAGAGCTTATCACCCAGGCTCTTCGGGATGAGAAGGCAGGTGCCTACCCTGCAGCTCTGCAGGGCTATCGGGATGGCGTGCATATCCTGCTGCAGGGAGTTCCTG GTGACCCGTCACCTGCCCGCCGGGAGGGTGTGAAGAAGAAGGCGGCTGAGTACCTGAAGAGAGCAGAAGAAATcttgcacctgcacctgccccaaCTCCCATCTTGA
- the SNX15 gene encoding sorting nexin-15 isoform X2, protein MSRQAKDDFLRHYTVSDPRTHPKGYTEYKVTAQFISKRDPEDVKEVVVWKRYSDFRKLHGDLAYTHRNLFRRLEEFPAFPRGQVFGRFEASVIEERRKGAEDLLRFTVHIPALNNSPQLKEFFRGGEVTRPSGISRDLHILPPPLIPTPPPEEPWLPQPLPAERRGLEELEVPVDPPPSSPAQEALDLLFNCGSTEEASTSPARGPLTEAELALFDPFSREESSGPSPTHMGELAAMEAEPERLDQEPWEPGGQEEEEDEEGRPVPAYLSQATELITQALRDEKAGAYPAALQGYRDGVHILLQGVPGDPSPARREGVKKKAAEYLKRAEEILHLHLPQLPS, encoded by the exons ATGTCCCGCCAGGCGAAGGACGACTTCCTGCGACACTACACAGTCTCGGACCCCCGGACCCACCCCAAGGGCTACACCGAGTATAAAGTGACCGCGCAG TTCATCTCAAAGAGGGACCCAGAGGATGTCAAAGAG GTGGTGGTCTGGAAGCGGTACAGCGACTTCCGCAAGCTGCATGGGGACCTGGCTTACACCCATCGGAACCTCTTCCGCCGCCTGGAGGAGTTCCCGGCCTTTCCTCGTGGCCAGGTGTTTG GCCGGTTTGAGGCCTCAGTGATTGAAGAGCGGCGGAAGGGGGCTGAGGACTTGCTTCGCTTCACTGTTCACATCCCTGCACTCAACAACAGCCCCCAACTCAAGGAGTTCTTCCGG GGTGGGGAGGTGACCCGGCCCTCTGGCATATCCAGAGACCTGCACATCCTGCCACCCCCTCTGATCCCCACACCGCCTCCAGAGGAGCCCTGGTTGCCACAGCCACTCCCTGCAGAGAGGAGAGGCCTTGAGGAACTGGAAGTGCCAG TGGATCCCCCACCATCCAGCCCTGCCCAGGAGGCCCTGGATCTCCTCTTTAACTGCGGGAGCACCGAGGAAGCATCCACTTCCCCAGCCCGAGGCCCCCTCACAGAGGCCGAGCTTGCCCTCTTCGACCCCTTCTCCAGGGAAG AAAGTTCAGGCCCCAGTCCAACCCACATGGGTGAGCTGGCAGCGATGGAGGCAGAGCCTGAAAGGCTGGACCAGGAACCCTGGGAgcctggagggcaggaggaggaagaggacgaGGAAGGACGGCCCGTCCCTGCCTATCTGAGCCAAGCCACAGAGCTTATCACCCAGGCTCTTCGGGATGAGAAGGCAGGTGCCTACCCTGCAGCTCTGCAGGGCTATCGGGATGGCGTGCATATCCTGCTGCAGGGAGTTCCTG GTGACCCGTCACCTGCCCGCCGGGAGGGTGTGAAGAAGAAGGCGGCTGAGTACCTGAAGAGAGCAGAAGAAATcttgcacctgcacctgccccaaCTCCCATCTTGA
- the SAC3D1 gene encoding SAC3 domain-containing protein 1, with amino-acid sequence MPGCELPVGTCPDMCPAAERAEREKERRLHRFEVAPGCRSDPPRADPRRAVKEYQRPAAGKARPLPSQLRPPRVLLATVRYLAGEVAERADASRAEVASFVADRLRAVRLDLALQGADGVEAAAVLEAALAVLLAVVARLGPDGTRGPADPVLLQAQVQEGFGSLRRCYARGAGSRPRQAAFQGLFLLYNLGSVEALHEVLQLPDALRSCPALRRALAVDSAFREGNTARLFRLLRILPYLQSCAVRCHIGRARRGALARLARALSTPKGQTLPLGFIVHLLALDGPEEARDLCQAHGLPLDGQERVVFLRGHYTEEGLPPAGTCKVLVGSKLAGRTLEEVVMAEEEDEGVDRPKSPA; translated from the exons ATGCCCGGCTGCGAGTTGCCCGTGGGTACCTGCCCAGACATGTGCCCGGCCGCCGAGCGCGCCGAGCGCGAAAAGGAGCGCCGCTTGCACCGCTTCGAGGTGGCGCCCGGGTGCCGCAGCGACCCGCCCCGCGCGGACCCACGGCGCGCCGTGAAGGAGTACCAACGGCCGGCTGCCGGCAAGGCGCGGCCCCTGCCGAGCCAGCTGCGTCCGCCGAGGGTGCTGCTGGCCACCGTGCGCTACCTGGCCGGCGAGGTGGCCGAGCGCGCCGACGCATCCCGCGCCGAGGTGGCCAGCTTCGTGGCGGATAGGCTGCGCGCGGTGCGGCTGGACCTCGCCCTGCAGGGCGCGGACGGCGTCGAGGCGGCGGCGGTGCTGGAGGCGGCGCTGGCCGTGCTGCTGGCAGTGGTGGCGCGGCTGGGACCCGACGGGACGCGCGGGCCAGCGGACCCGGTGCTGCTGCAGGCCCAGGTGCAGGAGGGCTTCGGCTCTCTGCGGCGCTGCTACGCGCGGGGCGCCGGGTCGCGTCCCCGCCAGGCCGCCTTCCAGGGTCTCTTTCTGCTCTATAACCTGG GCTCCGTGGAGGCCCTTCACGAGGTTCTACAGCTGCCTGATGCCCTGCGTTCCTGCCCGGCCCTGCGCAGGGCCTTGGCTGTGGACTCGGCCTTTCGCGAAGGCAACACCGCCCGCCTATTCCGCCTGCTGCGGATCCTGCCCTACCTGCAGAGCTGTGCTGTGCGGTGCCACATCGGCCGCGCCCGCCGAGGAGCCCTGGCCCGCCTCGCTCGTGCCCTGAGCACCCCCAAAGGCCAGACCTTGCCCCTGGGCTTCATAGTCCACCTGCTGGCCCTGGATGGGCCTGAAGAGGCACGGGACCTGTGCCAGGCCCACGGACTGCCCTTGGATGGACAGGAAAGAGTTGTGTTTCTCAGGGGTCATTACACTGAGGAAGGGCTGCCACCTGCTGGGACCTGCAAAGTGTTGGTAGGGAGCAAACTCGCAGGGCGCACCCTGGAGGAGGTGGTCAtggcagaggaggaagatgagggtGTGGACAGACCCAAGTCCCCAGCATGA
- the SNX15 gene encoding sorting nexin-15 isoform X1, translating to MSRQAKDDFLRHYTVSDPRTHPKGYTEYKVTAQFISKRDPEDVKEVVVWKRYSDFRKLHGDLAYTHRNLFRRLEEFPAFPRGQVFGRFEASVIEERRKGAEDLLRFTVHIPALNNSPQLKEFFRGGEVTRPSGISRDLHILPPPLIPTPPPEEPWLPQPLPAERRGLEELEVPVDPPPSSPAQEALDLLFNCGSTEEASTSPARGPLTEAELALFDPFSREGWYLAGQEKSGDRWQALGNGGQCGLSPPHLIIESSGPSPTHMGELAAMEAEPERLDQEPWEPGGQEEEEDEEGRPVPAYLSQATELITQALRDEKAGAYPAALQGYRDGVHILLQGVPGDPSPARREGVKKKAAEYLKRAEEILHLHLPQLPS from the exons ATGTCCCGCCAGGCGAAGGACGACTTCCTGCGACACTACACAGTCTCGGACCCCCGGACCCACCCCAAGGGCTACACCGAGTATAAAGTGACCGCGCAG TTCATCTCAAAGAGGGACCCAGAGGATGTCAAAGAG GTGGTGGTCTGGAAGCGGTACAGCGACTTCCGCAAGCTGCATGGGGACCTGGCTTACACCCATCGGAACCTCTTCCGCCGCCTGGAGGAGTTCCCGGCCTTTCCTCGTGGCCAGGTGTTTG GCCGGTTTGAGGCCTCAGTGATTGAAGAGCGGCGGAAGGGGGCTGAGGACTTGCTTCGCTTCACTGTTCACATCCCTGCACTCAACAACAGCCCCCAACTCAAGGAGTTCTTCCGG GGTGGGGAGGTGACCCGGCCCTCTGGCATATCCAGAGACCTGCACATCCTGCCACCCCCTCTGATCCCCACACCGCCTCCAGAGGAGCCCTGGTTGCCACAGCCACTCCCTGCAGAGAGGAGAGGCCTTGAGGAACTGGAAGTGCCAG TGGATCCCCCACCATCCAGCCCTGCCCAGGAGGCCCTGGATCTCCTCTTTAACTGCGGGAGCACCGAGGAAGCATCCACTTCCCCAGCCCGAGGCCCCCTCACAGAGGCCGAGCTTGCCCTCTTCGACCCCTTCTCCAGGGAAG GTTGGTACCTTGCTGGGCAAGAGAAGTCTGGGGATAGATGGCAGGCCCTGGGAAATGGAGGACAGTGTGGCCTGAGCCCTCCACATCTGATCATAGAAAGTTCAGGCCCCAGTCCAACCCACATGGGTGAGCTGGCAGCGATGGAGGCAGAGCCTGAAAGGCTGGACCAGGAACCCTGGGAgcctggagggcaggaggaggaagaggacgaGGAAGGACGGCCCGTCCCTGCCTATCTGAGCCAAGCCACAGAGCTTATCACCCAGGCTCTTCGGGATGAGAAGGCAGGTGCCTACCCTGCAGCTCTGCAGGGCTATCGGGATGGCGTGCATATCCTGCTGCAGGGAGTTCCTG GTGACCCGTCACCTGCCCGCCGGGAGGGTGTGAAGAAGAAGGCGGCTGAGTACCTGAAGAGAGCAGAAGAAATcttgcacctgcacctgccccaaCTCCCATCTTGA